One window from the genome of Planktothrix serta PCC 8927 encodes:
- a CDS encoding globin family protein: MPTMNSTWDDLIIQCDGRYLTNAELKPLHQYVQTLNARTKTYEVLRAKSAGLIKQTLKKFMLSHPEIMQKHSKRCVYDMSMTMCLMSVALLRDDPHFFKESLMLWLANILAAHEKNTQCLQAYTYLQETLQEQLPSVCNQLLKPYMDIVLEVLDTPPKLMANVQRSGV, from the coding sequence ATGCCAACAATGAATTCAACTTGGGATGATTTAATCATCCAGTGCGACGGGCGATATTTGACCAATGCAGAACTCAAGCCGCTGCATCAGTATGTTCAGACTTTAAATGCTCGCACCAAAACCTATGAAGTTTTACGCGCAAAATCAGCAGGTTTAATCAAGCAAACCCTCAAAAAATTTATGCTGTCTCATCCTGAAATCATGCAAAAACATTCTAAACGCTGTGTTTATGATATGTCGATGACGATGTGTTTGATGTCCGTTGCCTTGTTACGCGATGATCCTCACTTTTTTAAGGAATCTTTAATGTTGTGGTTAGCTAATATTTTAGCTGCTCACGAAAAAAATACCCAGTGCCTTCAAGCCTATACTTATCTTCAAGAAACCCTACAAGAACAATTGCCCAGTGTGTGTAATCAGTTATTAAAACCCTATATGGATATTGTTTTAGAAGTGCTAGATACACCACCTAAACTGATGGCAAATGTTCAACGTAGTGGAGTTTAA
- a CDS encoding helix-turn-helix domain-containing protein encodes MKLRYRYRIYPTDQQKRLMSQLFGCCRVVFNEALAYCQEQYRSGNKKPNIKELSKRLTDLKKTTEKQWLTEVSSIPLQLMSISILVNS; translated from the coding sequence ATGAAGTTAAGGTATCGATATCGAATCTACCCAACAGACCAACAAAAGAGGCTGATGTCTCAGTTGTTCGGTTGCTGTCGGGTAGTTTTTAACGAGGCTTTAGCTTACTGCCAAGAACAATACCGTTCAGGTAACAAAAAACCTAATATTAAGGAACTTTCTAAAAGGCTAACAGATCTTAAAAAGACTACTGAAAAGCAATGGTTAACAGAAGTTTCTTCTATTCCTTTGCAGCTGATGTCAATATCTATCCTTGTTAACAGTTAA
- a CDS encoding phycobilisome rod-core linker polypeptide: MSLTQPVTTRHDASPEEREFVLKQIYQQVLERQLYEFERKQLADLEKDFMKGKIGIRHFLKSLAVRPIYLELFYEKSSNVKFIENACKHFLGRAPKNNEELHEWDDILIRRGVGAMVSELVDSEEYRKSFGYFTVPYWHEHRFESATEYIENEQLGHEHAGQRGWAIPTHYQHELHIDCDGGTCVREEDKLAVKPVQTPPEPLDFPSDTKITPRHIQRLSVCVKEIAEILSFYPQPVDQQEIETDFQQKVLEYVSAINASLLFKN; this comes from the coding sequence ATGTCCTTAACTCAACCTGTAACGACTCGTCATGACGCTTCACCCGAAGAAAGAGAATTTGTTTTAAAACAAATTTATCAGCAAGTTTTAGAACGCCAGCTTTATGAGTTTGAGCGCAAGCAATTAGCTGATTTAGAAAAAGATTTTATGAAGGGTAAAATCGGAATTCGGCATTTCTTAAAAAGTCTGGCAGTTCGTCCGATTTATTTAGAGCTTTTTTATGAAAAAAGTTCTAATGTTAAATTCATTGAAAATGCCTGTAAACATTTTTTAGGACGGGCTCCTAAAAACAATGAAGAACTTCATGAATGGGATGACATTTTAATCCGTCGGGGTGTTGGTGCAATGGTTTCAGAGTTAGTAGACTCGGAAGAATACCGCAAATCCTTTGGTTATTTTACCGTTCCCTATTGGCATGAACATCGTTTTGAATCAGCTACTGAATATATTGAAAATGAACAGCTAGGTCATGAACACGCGGGACAGAGAGGATGGGCAATTCCTACCCATTATCAACATGAATTACACATCGACTGTGATGGCGGAACCTGTGTTCGAGAGGAGGATAAATTAGCGGTTAAACCTGTACAAACTCCCCCAGAACCCTTAGACTTCCCCTCGGATACAAAGATTACGCCTAGACATATTCAACGGCTATCCGTTTGTGTTAAGGAAATTGCTGAAATTCTCTCCTTCTATCCCCAACCTGTCGATCAACAAGAGATTGAAACTGACTTTCAGCAAAAAGTGTTGGAGTATGTCAGTGCCATTAACGCCAGTTTACTGTTTAAAAATTAA
- a CDS encoding VOC family protein, which produces MKINKYLHAAILVSDLEQSEQFYGQVLGLEKVERPLNFSGIWYQIGEFQIHLIQAETLINDQVNQEKWGRNRHLAFLVDNLEATKQQLITYNCSFQMSASGRSALFTKDPDGNIIELNEA; this is translated from the coding sequence ATGAAAATCAATAAATATCTTCATGCTGCTATTTTAGTGTCTGATTTAGAACAATCTGAACAATTTTATGGTCAAGTCTTAGGCTTAGAAAAAGTTGAACGTCCGTTAAATTTTTCGGGGATTTGGTATCAAATTGGTGAGTTTCAAATTCATTTAATTCAAGCTGAAACCTTGATTAATGATCAAGTGAATCAGGAAAAATGGGGACGAAATCGACATTTAGCCTTTTTGGTTGATAATTTAGAAGCCACAAAACAACAGCTAATTACTTATAATTGTTCATTTCAAATGAGTGCTTCTGGTCGGTCTGCCTTGTTTACAAAAGATCCTGATGGTAATATTATAGAATTAAATGAAGCATGA
- a CDS encoding recombinase family protein encodes MKIIAYCYTDPLFEQPPDRMIWGWEVDRIYQDLGERQELEQLLKDCDLEAPDYLLIRRLEELGNSVLEVSDRLQQLESFQINIIAIESDFNTSETQINRSDLIQLFIEIQNRQRSRRICHGHAQNRIKALPPPGKAPYGYRRGKDRYILDRSVSPIVKEFFDRFLIYGSLRGAVRYLEKRYGKKISVTTGRRWLTNPVYRGDLEYKNGEIISNTHIPIISRDEGAQVDRLLRRNQRLPPRTASAPRSLAGLVSCGDCQSLMTIARVTTYRQEREYLYLRPTNCPKNPKCKALSYQTGLELTIERICQDLPEAVSSLNLPDLQIVKRGIIQEINQKQEILLQIPDLLTSGILDTETAELRTYKLRTEIAQLQGKLAQLPPVNLKETAQAVCIPQFWLDLSETERRFYFREFIRKIEIIRDGDNWELKLIFIF; translated from the coding sequence ATGAAAATTATTGCCTATTGCTATACTGATCCTCTGTTTGAACAGCCTCCAGATCGGATGATTTGGGGTTGGGAAGTGGATCGGATTTATCAAGATTTAGGGGAAAGACAGGAACTTGAACAATTGTTAAAAGATTGTGATTTAGAAGCCCCAGACTATTTATTAATTCGACGGTTAGAGGAGTTAGGAAATTCGGTTTTAGAAGTGAGCGATCGCTTACAACAATTAGAATCTTTCCAGATTAATATTATTGCCATTGAATCAGATTTTAACACCTCCGAAACTCAGATTAATCGGTCTGATTTAATCCAATTATTTATAGAAATTCAAAATCGCCAACGCAGTCGTCGCATTTGTCACGGACACGCTCAAAATAGAATTAAAGCCTTACCTCCACCGGGAAAAGCACCCTATGGATATCGACGGGGAAAAGATCGTTATATTTTAGATCGCAGTGTTTCACCCATCGTTAAAGAATTTTTTGATCGGTTTTTAATTTATGGATCTTTGCGGGGTGCGGTGCGCTATTTAGAAAAACGGTATGGGAAAAAAATCTCGGTGACAACAGGACGAAGATGGTTAACAAATCCCGTTTATCGAGGAGATTTAGAATATAAAAATGGGGAGATTATTTCTAATACCCATATTCCGATTATTTCACGAGATGAAGGTGCTCAAGTAGATCGATTATTACGCCGAAATCAACGGCTTCCGCCGCGAACAGCCAGTGCACCACGTTCGTTAGCGGGGTTAGTCAGTTGTGGAGACTGTCAATCTTTAATGACTATTGCGCGAGTTACAACCTATCGCCAAGAACGAGAATATTTATATTTACGTCCGACAAATTGTCCGAAAAATCCTAAATGTAAAGCCTTATCTTATCAAACAGGATTAGAGTTAACAATTGAACGAATTTGTCAAGATTTACCAGAGGCGGTTTCTAGTTTAAATTTACCTGATTTACAAATTGTTAAACGGGGTATTATTCAGGAGATTAACCAAAAACAAGAGATTTTATTACAAATTCCTGATTTATTAACTTCGGGAATATTAGACACAGAAACGGCAGAGTTAAGAACCTATAAATTGCGGACAGAAATTGCTCAATTGCAAGGAAAGTTAGCCCAACTTCCCCCAGTTAATTTAAAAGAAACAGCACAAGCGGTTTGTATTCCGCAGTTTTGGTTAGATTTATCGGAAACTGAAAGGCGGTTTTATTTTCGAGAATTTATTCGCAAAATTGAGATTATTCGAGATGGGGATAATTGGGAGTTAAAGCTAATCTTTATTTTTTAA